A window of the Microcaecilia unicolor chromosome 5, aMicUni1.1, whole genome shotgun sequence genome harbors these coding sequences:
- the MPHOSPH6 gene encoding M-phase phosphoprotein 6, with product MATDVKSKLSKNLLRMKFMQRGLDAETKKQLAEEEKKIISDEHWYLDLPELKEKESFIIEERSFVLCEDLVYGRMSFKGFNAEVEKLMITMNAKNKAEEEEEEEEEKMEADISDEEMARRYETLVGSIRKKYTKKRDQSALANNEESGNDQDTKPKEKRSRGWWHIN from the exons ATGGCTACCGACGTGAAAAGCAAACTGTCCAAGAACCTGTTGCGGATGAAG TTTATGCAACGGGGCTTAGATGCAGAAACCAAGAAGCAACTGGCAGAGGAGGAAAAGAAGATAATCAGCGATGAACATTGGTATCTTGATCTGCCAGAGCTGAAGGAAAAGGA GTCTTTTATCATAGAAGAAAGAAGTTTTGTACTTTGCGAAGACCTGGTTTATGGCAGAATGTCCTTCAAGGGGTTTAATGCAGAAGTTGAG AAGCTAATGATAACAATGAACGCCAAGAACaaggcagaagaggaggaggaggaggaggaagagaaaatgGAAGCTGATATATCAGATGAAGAAATGGCCAGAAG GTATGAGACCCTAGTAGGATCAATCCggaaaaaatacacaaaaaagagAGACCAAAGTGCACTAGCCAATAACGAGGAGAGCGGTAACGACCAAGACACCAAACcgaaagaaaaaagaagcagaGGCTGGTGGCACATAAACTGA
- the LOC115470904 gene encoding arylamine N-acetyltransferase, pineal gland isozyme NAT-10-like gives MDLEKYFNRINYQGTHTKLDLDTLNEILQHHVRAIPFENLSIHCGEPIELNIEATYNKIVQKKRGGWCMENNHLLSWVLKTMGYDITLLGANVYISSDEAYYPNISHLVVRVAINGKSYIADAGFGASYQMWQALELVSGKAQPQTPGIFFLTEIDGVWYLDKMRRKQQLSNPSFLHCSLVEKHDYKKIYSFTLVARVIEEFQDISTYLQTAPDSLFRNKSICTLQLTDGLCALIGWTLCEVKYNYEKDVDLMAFTTVKDEDMEKTLKEKFKITLENKFTPADNKMKMVRYTI, from the coding sequence ATGGATTTAGAAAAATATTTCAACAGAATTAATTATCAAGGGACACACACAAAATTAGACTTGGATACACTGAATGAAATCTTACAACATCACGTCAGAGCTATTCCATTTGAAAATCTCAGTATCCACTGTGGTGAACCTATTGAACTAAACATAGAAGCCACTTACAACAAAATTGTGCAGAAGAAACGAGGTGGTTGGTGCATGGAGAATAACCATCTTTTATCCTGGGTGTTGAAAACAATGGGATATGACATCACACTTCTAGGGGCTAACGTTTATATTTCATCAGACGAGGCTTACTATCCCAACATATCTCACCTCGTGGTTAGAGTGGCAATTAACGGCAAATCCTATATAGCCGACGCTGGTTTTGGAGCTTCTTACCAAATGTGGCAAGCCTTGGAGCTGGTTTCCGGAAAGGCCCAGCCTCAGACGCCTGGCATTTTTTTCCTGACTGAAATTGACGGGGTTTGGTATTTAGACAAAATGAGACGGAAGCAACAGCTTTCCAACCCAAGTTTCTTGCATTGTAGCCTTGTAGAGAAGCATGACTATAAGAAAATCTACAGCTTCACCCTTGTGGCCCGAGTTATCGAGGAGTTCCAGGACATTTCTACATACCTACAGACAGCCCCCGATTCCCTGTTCAGAAATAAATCTATCTGCACCCTCCAACTCACAGATGGGCTTTGTGCATTAATAGGCTGGACACTATGCGAAGTCAAATATAATTACGAGAAGGATGTGGATCTGATGGCATTCACAACTGTTAAAGACGAAGACATGGAAAAAACACTAAAGGAGAAATTTAAAATAACGCTTGAAAACAAATTTACACCAGCTGataacaaaatgaaaatggtACGGTATACAATTTAA